The nucleotide sequence CACCTCAGGCAATAAACGCCAAGGGATACCATATCGGATCAACTATTCATCCGCTATGGTCACGTGTCGCACTAACGTCGCGACTTTAAAAAGTCTCGCCGGGATCTCAAATTCCCAAGTTTCCACCCGACCTTCATCGTCGACTTGCATTGAGCTTGCGTATCGGCTTTCTAAGGTGCAAGCCATTGCAAAATTGAGAAATAATTGCCATTTACTCAGGCTGAGTTTCATGAATACCAGCCTGTTGCTCTGCTCGAAACCGACCTCAACCGTATGATAGACTGGGTAAGTTCTCACTGTTCGTCTTTCTGCTATCTTTAAATGATGATTATGCCTTATTTCTTTGTTTCAACCCCATATTAAACCACTTTTGTGGTTTTTGATTCGACTGCGCATAAAATATCTGAAATGGAAGCTGTCAAGCTTTACTGCCGATTACGAGCCACACGTTCTTTTAAGGACATCTGCTAACATTGGCTGCTTAGGTACCATTACCCAAATAGTTACTCGAATATAGATGTCCTATGAATACGAGGAGATTATTATTGAACCTCCATACCAAGAATCGTTCCAAGTAGATCTTGCCTTAGGGCATGTAGAGCTATCACGTACATCCCGCTAAGTGGGCGAGTCCTCGGTTCATCCAATGCGTAGATTGGGCGTGCCTTTTGTCCTAGCAACTTGCGGTCCACAACCGACATATGTAAGGAGTACTCCGAGCTGATTTTGTCTTCTATGCCCACGCGTAGAGCCATCGTGCAATTGAAGCACCACGCCAAATTCTATATCCATCCGAAATTGGCAAATCCATTCCCAGATAGTCTCCCCATTACAGTGACATCTACATCCCACAAAGCGCGGTAATAACGAAATAACAGGGTCGGGTAATTTTTCCTTGTTGAACATATAGAGACTCTCTATTTCAACGAATTGGGTCCTGTAGCTCAGTCGGTTAGAGCGTGGTGCTAATAACGCCAAGGTCGCGAGTTCGACCCTCGTCGGGACCAtcttttttgcctttttttctttcgtGTTCTTTGAAATTCTTGCTTTCATCGTGCTCAGTTGAAATTGAGCATTTCTTTTGGCTTTTGAGAATGGATTTGTGTGATGTACTATCTATGTAGTGTGTATGCTAACAACCTTGGTAGTTTTCGGACGGTCTGCCTGTCTGCCACAATATATGTTGCGCTGCAGTCtgggatatatatatctacgCTACTCTGATCGGGACTAATGCCTAACAATCTTCTCGATCATACTAATTTTCTGATCGTGATGAACGGCCGGTACTCACCTCTGTGGACACCAACCTCTTCGTGACTGTGTCGTGTTTCTAGGAGCTCATTGTGAGAAGCTCATTGTAGTCATTCTTAACGGGTACAGCGATGTTTCACTGACAAAGGACCATGCCACATTCTTCCACGGCATGCGGCGGTGAGGTCGCACATAATGCAGCCTGAATTGTCTTATCTGAGCAGTATAACCGTCTGAAAGCTTCCTTCATAAAGTTCTCGTATTCAGAATCGGCTTATCATGCAACAAGGAATATTGTTAATAACGTCTTTGACGCTTTGACGGCCGTGATGAAATAGAGCTTCATCCGAATAGCGAATGACTGTCCATTCGATAAAACCTGACGAGAACAGTGAATGGGTTGATCGAAGAGACAACGGAGTGGTTAGAATGAGCATTACCCTCTCGGGGAGCCATACTTCCCAGTACGGAGTCCCGGATTGCATATTGGAACCGCATTTTCGTCCATAGTAGCTGAATGTGATCTGAATTGAGATATATTGCGTGATATGGCATGCTATTACGACCATCAGTTCTACAGTCTCTGCCACTGTAGATATCTTATCCGATAGCGGAGTAGCGCGGAGTTATTCTTTACCTGTCTCTATATCCAGAACATCATTAcctctacggagtacgctCCTCATACCACTCTACAGCATCTCAAAAATGACAAATCCAAAGGTTGTCATCCTCGACGACTACCAAAACCTGGCTCCGCGCCATTTCGCCCACCTGTCCTCCCGCATCGACCTCGCTCATTTCCCCCACACCCTCAACCCCCGCGATGCCGCCCAGCGCGACGCCCTCATCCAGCGCCTCCAACCCTACAATGTCATCGTGACCATGCGCGAACGCACCCCCTTCCCCGCAGAGGTGGTTAATGCCCTCCCCAACCTGAAACTCCTCTTGACCGAAAGTACGCGCAACTTGGCGCTGGACCTGCAGGCCTGTGCCGATCGCGGCATCCTCGTGGCGGGCACCACGGGTCGGCCGGCGGGGCTGCATTCGACGGTGCAGCATACTTGGGCTCTTATACTGGGATTGGCACGGCATATTGCTCGGGATGATGCGGCGGTTAAGCGAGGTGGATGGCAGGGGAATCAGCTTGCGACGAACGTCTCGGGGAAGACGCTGGGGATTCTGGGACTGGGGAAGTTGGGCGCTCAGACCGCGAGGATTGCCATTCTGGCGTTTGGGATGCGGGTGATTGCGTGGTCGACCAACCTGACGCAGGAGAAAGCGGATGAGCAGGCTCAGGCGCAGGGCCTCCCGAATGGAAGCTTCGAGGCTGTGTCTTCCAAGCCCGAGTTCTTCCGCCAGGCGGATGTGGTTAGTCTGCACAATGTGCTTTCTGAGCGCAGTCGCGGAATCGTGGGCAAGACAGAGCTGGAGACCATGAAGCCAACAGCGCTACTGGTTAATACTTCGCGCGGGCCGCTCATCGACGAGGCTGCGCTTTTGGAAGCGCTGAGTGCGGGGCAAATTCGCGGCGCTGCGCTGGATGTGTTCGACACGGAGCCATTGCCCGTTGACAGTCCATGGCGTACGACTGCTTGGGGACAGGATGGACGGAGTGAGGTGGTTTTATCCCCGCATATGGGATACGGAGAGGAGGAGCAGTTGAATGGGTGGTATGAGGAGCTGGCAGAGAATCTGCGGCGGTGGCTGGATGGGGAAGAGGTGCAAGCACGGATGAATTAGCTACGCAGAGGTATCCTacgttattattattttttttttctttccgtTCCTCTGTATATACAGCGTCAAATGACAGAACATACTCGGTATCCCGTTTGGACATATGAACCGAGGCATACGGAAACTGGAACTCCGCCTCGGCAGAAGGGAAACACCAATTTAGAGTCAATTAAAGCTGAATTTAGCGCCAATTAATTTCGCAATGACGATATGTCTTATTTTCTGCCTGACGCGGCTGGATTCCTGCCCCTCTGTCCGGTGGCCCTTCATACCGGCCCCTCTATTTCGTAGCATTCCTGTAGCCAAATAAGCTAGCCACTACATGTAGTTACCACTAACCTACTTATTCACTCAcctttctctccctcaatTGAGCCAAATCCGATCAATTCATCCATTTGAATTCTCTACAGTCGCCAAAATGTCTCCAATGGCAGTCGAAACCACCagtaccaccaccaccaccccagCCATCAAAACCCACCCGGACCTCCTCTACGTCCACCGCAGCCCCAAAGCCTTCGCCAGCGCCGCAATCTCCCAAACCGACCTTCCCGCTGGCGCCCTGTTCACCAAGATCACTACTGCAACCCCGGCCCCCAAAGCCTACACCTCCGTGCAAACCGGCCCAGACACCCACATCGAGCTCAACTCCGACCTCGTCTTCATCAACCACTCCTGCACGCCGTCGCTCGTCTTCGATATGCACAACATGGAAGTCCGAGTTGTGGACGACCGGCCGCTAAAGAAGGGGGACGCGCTTACGTTCTTTTATCCCAGTTCTGAGTGGGATATGGGACAGCCTTTTGAGTGTGCTTGTGGTGCGGGGGAGGGGAAATGTTTGGGACGGATTTCGGGGGCCAAGGATATGAGTGAGGAGGCGTTGAAGGGGTACTGGTTGAATCCGCATATTGAgcagatgaagaggagtCAGCGTGTATAAGTG is from Aspergillus chevalieri M1 DNA, chromosome 8, nearly complete sequence and encodes:
- a CDS encoding D-2-hydroxyacid dehydrogenase family protein (COG:C;~EggNog:ENOG410PM3V;~InterPro:IPR006140,IPR036291,IPR006139,IPR029753, IPR029752;~PFAM:PF00389,PF02826;~go_function: GO:0016616 - oxidoreductase activity, acting on the CH-OH group of donors, NAD or NADP as acceptor [Evidence IEA];~go_function: GO:0051287 - NAD binding [Evidence IEA];~go_process: GO:0055114 - oxidation-reduction process [Evidence IEA]), with product MTNPKVVILDDYQNLAPRHFAHLSSRIDLAHFPHTLNPRDAAQRDALIQRLQPYNVIVTMRERTPFPAEVVNALPNLKLLLTESTRNLALDLQACADRGILVAGTTGRPAGLHSTVQHTWALILGLARHIARDDAAVKRGGWQGNQLATNVSGKTLGILGLGKLGAQTARIAILAFGMRVIAWSTNLTQEKADEQAQAQGLPNGSFEAVSSKPEFFRQADVVSLHNVLSERSRGIVGKTELETMKPTALLVNTSRGPLIDEAALLEALSAGQIRGAALDVFDTEPLPVDSPWRTTAWGQDGRSEVVLSPHMGYGEEEQLNGWYEELAENLRRWLDGEEVQARMN
- a CDS encoding uncharacterized protein (COG:S;~EggNog:ENOG410PNZM): MSPMAVETTSTTTTTPAIKTHPDLLYVHRSPKAFASAAISQTDLPAGALFTKITTATPAPKAYTSVQTGPDTHIELNSDLVFINHSCTPSLVFDMHNMEVRVVDDRPLKKGDALTFFYPSSEWDMGQPFECACGAGEGKCLGRISGAKDMSEEALKGYWLNPHIEQMKRSQRV